A single window of Granulicella sibirica DNA harbors:
- a CDS encoding TetR/AcrR family transcriptional regulator C-terminal domain-containing protein translates to MKINRDMVTRAGLKLLNEIGLEQLTLRRLGVELNVQAATIYWHFKSKEELLDEMATTVLAEGAANLLPRRNSADWKVWASTYGDGLRKTLMAYRDGARMVSGTRLTTTEPLKATETICARMVASGFTVRGAVVVLSTIYNYTLSFVMEEQAVFPTPGERSPLYSIEARNARLDPAIFPHHRQASSILFDRYDRRYKEGLELILRGAEYEISRDRT, encoded by the coding sequence ATGAAGATCAATCGCGACATGGTGACGCGGGCGGGATTGAAGCTGCTGAACGAGATCGGGCTGGAGCAACTGACGCTTCGCCGGCTGGGAGTGGAGTTGAATGTTCAGGCTGCGACCATCTACTGGCACTTCAAGAGCAAGGAGGAGCTGCTGGATGAGATGGCGACCACTGTGCTCGCGGAAGGGGCGGCGAATCTGCTGCCACGGCGCAATTCCGCCGACTGGAAGGTGTGGGCGTCGACCTATGGGGATGGCCTGCGGAAGACGTTGATGGCTTATCGCGACGGTGCTCGCATGGTAAGTGGGACGCGGTTGACAACGACTGAGCCGCTGAAGGCGACGGAGACGATTTGCGCTCGGATGGTTGCATCGGGCTTCACGGTTCGGGGGGCGGTGGTTGTGCTGAGCACGATCTATAACTACACGCTGAGCTTCGTGATGGAGGAGCAGGCCGTGTTTCCTACGCCGGGAGAACGGTCACCGTTGTATTCGATCGAGGCGAGAAACGCGCGGCTGGATCCGGCAATCTTTCCGCATCATCGGCAGGCGTCGTCGATACTGTTCGACCGATATGACCGGCGGTACAAGGAGGGGCTCGAGCTTATTCTGAGGGGCGCGGAGTATGAGATATCGCGCGACAGGACGTGA
- a CDS encoding quinone oxidoreductase family protein, with the protein MKAAIVTAAGKTPIYADFDNPIAKDGEEIISVRAAALSNLTRSRASGAHYSSTGVFPAIAGTDGVGLTQDGRRVYFAMPEAPFGSLAEFCPINARRCVDIPDSLDDITAAAIANPGMSAWAGLVERGRLAAGETVLVNGATGTAGRVAVQLAKYLGAAKVIATGRNETELEELKQLGADEVIKFALDAEHPSGAREYEEALKQTFSKGIDVVLDYLWGESAKTAILALAKTVEDNPVRFVHVGGASGEPNIELPGAVLRSAALELIGSGVGSVSRKGLVQSIKNIFEAVEPAGLKIATQAVPLSQVESVWDKATGKPRIVFTLIEPDPA; encoded by the coding sequence ATGAAAGCAGCCATCGTCACCGCCGCAGGCAAGACGCCCATCTACGCGGACTTCGACAACCCCATCGCCAAAGATGGCGAAGAGATCATCTCAGTCCGCGCCGCCGCGCTCAGCAACCTCACCAGGTCACGCGCCTCGGGCGCTCACTACAGCTCCACCGGCGTCTTTCCCGCCATCGCCGGAACCGACGGCGTAGGGCTCACGCAGGATGGCCGCCGCGTCTACTTCGCCATGCCCGAAGCGCCCTTCGGCTCGCTCGCCGAGTTCTGCCCCATCAATGCGAGGCGCTGCGTCGACATCCCCGACTCGCTCGACGACATCACCGCCGCAGCCATCGCCAACCCCGGCATGTCCGCCTGGGCAGGACTCGTAGAACGCGGACGTCTCGCCGCCGGAGAAACCGTGCTCGTCAACGGCGCCACAGGCACAGCCGGCAGGGTCGCCGTGCAGTTGGCGAAGTACCTCGGCGCGGCAAAGGTTATCGCAACCGGCCGCAACGAGACAGAGCTCGAAGAGCTGAAGCAACTCGGTGCGGACGAAGTAATCAAGTTCGCCCTAGACGCAGAACACCCGTCCGGAGCAAGGGAGTACGAAGAGGCCCTCAAGCAAACCTTCTCCAAAGGCATCGACGTCGTCCTCGATTACCTCTGGGGCGAGAGCGCGAAGACCGCAATCCTCGCCCTCGCGAAAACAGTGGAAGACAATCCCGTCCGCTTCGTTCATGTTGGCGGTGCCAGCGGAGAGCCGAACATCGAACTCCCCGGAGCAGTCCTGCGCTCAGCGGCACTCGAGTTGATCGGAAGCGGGGTCGGAAGCGTAAGCCGTAAAGGCCTCGTGCAGTCCATCAAGAACATTTTCGAAGCCGTCGAACCTGCGGGCCTCAAGATCGCAACCCAGGCCGTGCCGCTCTCGCAGGTCGAGTCTGTCTGGGATAAGGCCACCGGCAAGCCGCGCATCGTCTTCACACTCATCGAACCGGATCCTGCATAG
- a CDS encoding alpha-L-arabinofuranosidase C-terminal domain-containing protein, producing MSRTKTADSLRAKPQALSASTLSLCALLALAAAAPRALLSQSGSAAQLDIDATRVVSPVSPTLYGLMTEEINHSYDGGLYAEMIQNRSFHETWEGTPPWDLIRRGTAAATRSYDKTDGPSKALPYSLKLAVTSASSGNEAGLTNPGYWGYGLRPNTTYSGSLYAHADSADIGPITIRLVSNATGTTQAQAQVAIKPGPWARYEYKLTTAAIAPSIANHIEFTVSHPGTVWLQMISLMPPTFHDRPNGTRPDLMERMAAMHPKFLRLPGGNYLEGNKVEDRFDWKKTLGPLVDRPGHEGPWGYWSTDGLGLLEFLEWCEDLNVEPVLAVYAGYSLHGTHIATGKDMEPYIQDALDEVEYVTGDVSTHWGAERARDGHPAPFPLHYIEVGNEDYLDRSGSYTARYAQFAEALHARYPQYKLISTDGNSDYETKVHSDISDEHYYKSPADMMDMSQHYDKVSRTGPKIFVGEWATRSGSPTPNFGDALGDAAWMTSMERNSDLIIMASYAPLLVNVSPGGMQWPTDLIGFDAGTTYASPSYWAQSLFAAHLGDGTAASSISGANPRFFYSATVSTKEKQLHLKLVNASSVSQPISLKLAGVQSAAKATIISLHGATFEATNTINTPDAIHPVKSAAAISGGHWDHTVPPLTIEIIDVPLR from the coding sequence ATGTCCCGCACCAAGACTGCCGATAGCCTGAGAGCGAAGCCCCAGGCGCTCTCCGCGAGCACCCTTTCCCTCTGTGCTCTTCTCGCGCTAGCCGCCGCGGCTCCTCGCGCCCTGCTCTCCCAGTCAGGAAGCGCGGCGCAACTCGATATCGATGCCACCAGGGTCGTCTCCCCGGTAAGCCCGACCCTGTACGGCCTCATGACCGAGGAGATCAACCACTCGTACGACGGCGGCCTCTACGCCGAGATGATCCAGAACCGCTCCTTCCACGAAACCTGGGAAGGCACGCCGCCGTGGGACCTCATCCGTCGCGGAACCGCTGCCGCTACCCGGTCCTACGATAAGACAGACGGCCCAAGCAAGGCCCTCCCCTACAGCCTGAAGCTGGCCGTCACCTCCGCTTCCTCCGGCAACGAGGCCGGCCTCACCAACCCCGGCTACTGGGGCTACGGCCTGCGTCCCAACACCACCTACTCCGGCTCCCTCTACGCCCACGCCGACTCCGCCGACATCGGCCCCATCACCATTCGCCTCGTCAGCAACGCCACCGGAACCACCCAGGCTCAGGCGCAGGTCGCCATCAAGCCCGGACCATGGGCCCGCTACGAATACAAGCTCACCACCGCAGCCATTGCCCCCTCTATCGCCAACCATATCGAGTTCACCGTCAGCCACCCCGGCACCGTCTGGCTCCAGATGATCTCGCTCATGCCGCCGACGTTCCACGACCGGCCCAACGGCACCCGCCCGGATCTGATGGAGCGCATGGCGGCCATGCACCCGAAGTTCCTCCGTCTCCCCGGCGGCAACTATCTCGAGGGCAACAAGGTCGAAGATCGCTTCGACTGGAAGAAGACCCTCGGCCCTCTCGTCGATCGTCCCGGCCACGAAGGCCCCTGGGGCTACTGGTCAACCGACGGCCTCGGCCTCCTCGAGTTCCTCGAGTGGTGTGAAGACCTCAACGTAGAGCCCGTCCTAGCCGTCTACGCCGGATACTCCCTCCACGGCACCCACATCGCCACCGGCAAGGACATGGAGCCCTACATCCAGGACGCCCTCGACGAAGTCGAATATGTAACCGGCGACGTATCAACCCACTGGGGAGCCGAGCGCGCCCGCGATGGCCATCCCGCTCCCTTCCCCCTCCATTACATCGAGGTCGGCAACGAGGACTACCTCGACCGGTCCGGCAGCTACACCGCCCGCTACGCGCAGTTCGCCGAAGCCCTCCACGCCCGTTACCCTCAGTACAAACTCATCTCCACCGACGGCAATAGCGACTACGAAACAAAGGTCCATTCCGATATATCCGACGAGCACTACTACAAGTCGCCCGCCGACATGATGGATATGTCTCAGCACTACGACAAGGTCTCTCGCACCGGCCCCAAAATCTTCGTCGGCGAGTGGGCCACGCGCTCTGGTTCGCCCACGCCCAACTTCGGCGACGCCCTCGGCGATGCCGCCTGGATGACCTCCATGGAGCGCAACAGCGATCTCATCATCATGGCAAGCTACGCTCCTCTCCTGGTCAACGTAAGCCCGGGCGGAATGCAGTGGCCCACCGACCTCATCGGATTCGACGCGGGAACCACGTACGCCTCCCCCAGCTACTGGGCCCAGTCTCTCTTCGCCGCGCACCTCGGCGACGGCACCGCGGCAAGCTCGATCTCCGGCGCGAACCCACGCTTCTTCTACTCCGCCACGGTAAGCACGAAGGAAAAGCAACTGCACCTGAAGCTGGTAAACGCTTCAAGCGTCAGTCAGCCGATCTCTTTAAAATTAGCCGGGGTTCAGAGCGCGGCGAAAGCCACAATAATCTCGCTCCATGGCGCAACGTTTGAAGCAACCAACACCATCAACACCCCCGACGCCATCCACCCGGTAAAGTCCGCCGCTGCTATCTCGGGCGGCCACTGGGATCACACCGTACCGCCGCTCACGATCGAGATTATCGACGTACCCTTGAGATAA